A stretch of the Arvicanthis niloticus isolate mArvNil1 chromosome 17, mArvNil1.pat.X, whole genome shotgun sequence genome encodes the following:
- the Srf gene encoding serum response factor isoform X1: MLPSQAGAAAALGRGSALGGSLNRTPTGRPGGGGGTRGANGGRVPGNGAGLGQSRLEREAAAAAAPTAGALYSGSEGDSESGEEEELGAERRGLKRSLSEMELGVVVGGPEAAAAAAGGYGPVSGAVSGAKPGKKTRGRVKIKMEFIDNKLRRYTTFSKRKTGIMKKAYELSTLTGTQVLLLVASETGHVYTFATRKLQPMITSETGKALIQTCLNSPDSPPRSDPTTDQRMSATGFEEPDLTYQVSESDSSGETKDTLKPAFTVTNLPGTTSTIQTAPSTSTTMQVSSGPSFPITNYLAPVSASVSPSAVSSANGTVLKSTGSGPVSSGGLMQLPTSFTLMPGGAVAQQVPVQAIHVHQAPQQASPSRDSSTDLTQTSSSGTVTLPATIMTSSVPTTVGGHMMYPSPHAVMYAPTSGLADGSLTVLNAFSQAPSTMQVSHSQVQEPGGVPQVFLTAPSGTVQIPVSAVQLHQMAVIGQQAGSSSNLTELQVVNLDATHSTKSE, translated from the exons ATGTTACCGAGCCAAGCTGGGGCCGCGGCGGCTCTGGGCCGGGGCTCGGCCCTGGGGGGCAGCCTGAACCGGACCCCGACGGGGCGGCCGGGCGGCGGCGGTGGGACTCGCGGGGCGAACGGGGGCCGGGTCCCCGGGAACGGCGCGGGGCTCGGCCAGAGTCGTCTGGAGCGGGAGGCTGCAGCGGCAGCGGCGCCCACCGCCGGGGCCCTCTACAGCGGCAGCGAGGGTGACTCCGAGTCCGgcgaggaggaggagctgggcgCCGAGCGGCGCGGCCTCAAGCGGAGTCTGAGCGAGATGGAGCTCGGCGTGGTGGTCGGTGGGCCCGAGGCGGCGGCAGCGGCCGCTGGGGGCTACGGGCCGGTGAGCGGCGCGGTGAGCGGGGCCAAGCCGGGGAAGAAGACCCGGGGCCGCGTGAAGATCAAGATGGAGTTCATCGACAACAAGCTGCGACGCTACACGACCTTCAGCAAGAGGAAGACGGGCATCATGAAGAAG GCCTATGAGCTGTCCACGCTGACAGGAACACAGGTGCTGTTGCTGGTGGCCAGTGAGACAGGCCATGTGTATACCTTTGCCACCCGCAAACTGCAGCCCATGATCACCAGTGAGACCGGCAAGGCGCTGATTCAGACCTGCCTCAACTCGCCAGACTCTCCACCCCGCTCAGACCCCACCACAGACCAGAGAATGAGTGCCACTGGCTTTGAAGAGCCAGATCTCACCTACCAGGTGTCGGAATCTGACAGCAGTGGGGAAACCAAG GACACACTGAAGCCAGCATTCACAGTCACCAACCTGCCGGGTACCACCTCCACAATCCAAACAGCACCCAGCACCTCTACCACCATGCAAGTCAGCAGCGGCCCCTCCTTCCCCATCACCAACTACCTGGCACCAGTGTCTGCTAGTGTCAGCCCCAGCGCTGTCAGCAGTGCCAACGGGACTGTGCTCAAGAGTACAGGCAGCGGCCCCGTCTCCTCTGGGGGCCTTATGCAGCTGCCTACCAGCTTCACCCTCATGCCTG GTGGGGCAGTGGCCCAGCAGGTCCCTGTGCAGGCTATTCATGTGCACCAGGCCCCACAGCAAGCGTCTCCCTCTCGTGACAGCAGCACAGACCTCACACAGACTTCCTCCAGCGGGACAG tgaCGTTGCCCGCCACCATCATGACGTCGTCTGTACCCACAACTGTGGGTGGCCACATGATGTACCCTAGTCCCCATGCAGTGATGTATGCCCCCACCTCGGGCCTGGCTGATGGCAGCCTCACCGTGCTCAATGCCTTCTCTCAGGCACCATCCACCATGCAGGTGTCCCACAGCCAGGTCCAGGAGCCAG GTGGTGTCCCTCAGGTGTTCCTCACAGCACCGTCTGGGACCGTGCAGATCCCCGTTTCTGCGGTTCAGCTTCACCAG atggctgtgatAGGGCAGCAAGCCGGGAGCAGCAGCAACCTCACCGAGCTACAGGTGGTGAACCTGGACGCCACCCACAGCACCAAGAGTGAATGA
- the Srf gene encoding serum response factor isoform X2 produces MLPSQAGAAAALGRGSALGGSLNRTPTGRPGGGGGTRGANGGRVPGNGAGLGQSRLEREAAAAAAPTAGALYSGSEGDSESGEEEELGAERRGLKRSLSEMELGVVVGGPEAAAAAAGGYGPVSGAVSGAKPGKKTRGRVKIKMEFIDNKLRRYTTFSKRKTGIMKKAYELSTLTGTQVLLLVASETGHVYTFATRKLQPMITSETGKALIQTCLNSPDSPPRSDPTTDQRMSATGFEEPDLTYQVSESDSSGETKDTLKPAFTVTNLPGTTSTIQTAPSTSTTMQVSSGPSFPITNYLAPVSASVSPSAVSSANGTVLKSTGSGPVSSGGLMQLPTSFTLMPGGAVAQQVPVQAIHVHQAPQQASPSRDSSTDLTQTSSSGTGGVPQVFLTAPSGTVQIPVSAVQLHQMAVIGQQAGSSSNLTELQVVNLDATHSTKSE; encoded by the exons ATGTTACCGAGCCAAGCTGGGGCCGCGGCGGCTCTGGGCCGGGGCTCGGCCCTGGGGGGCAGCCTGAACCGGACCCCGACGGGGCGGCCGGGCGGCGGCGGTGGGACTCGCGGGGCGAACGGGGGCCGGGTCCCCGGGAACGGCGCGGGGCTCGGCCAGAGTCGTCTGGAGCGGGAGGCTGCAGCGGCAGCGGCGCCCACCGCCGGGGCCCTCTACAGCGGCAGCGAGGGTGACTCCGAGTCCGgcgaggaggaggagctgggcgCCGAGCGGCGCGGCCTCAAGCGGAGTCTGAGCGAGATGGAGCTCGGCGTGGTGGTCGGTGGGCCCGAGGCGGCGGCAGCGGCCGCTGGGGGCTACGGGCCGGTGAGCGGCGCGGTGAGCGGGGCCAAGCCGGGGAAGAAGACCCGGGGCCGCGTGAAGATCAAGATGGAGTTCATCGACAACAAGCTGCGACGCTACACGACCTTCAGCAAGAGGAAGACGGGCATCATGAAGAAG GCCTATGAGCTGTCCACGCTGACAGGAACACAGGTGCTGTTGCTGGTGGCCAGTGAGACAGGCCATGTGTATACCTTTGCCACCCGCAAACTGCAGCCCATGATCACCAGTGAGACCGGCAAGGCGCTGATTCAGACCTGCCTCAACTCGCCAGACTCTCCACCCCGCTCAGACCCCACCACAGACCAGAGAATGAGTGCCACTGGCTTTGAAGAGCCAGATCTCACCTACCAGGTGTCGGAATCTGACAGCAGTGGGGAAACCAAG GACACACTGAAGCCAGCATTCACAGTCACCAACCTGCCGGGTACCACCTCCACAATCCAAACAGCACCCAGCACCTCTACCACCATGCAAGTCAGCAGCGGCCCCTCCTTCCCCATCACCAACTACCTGGCACCAGTGTCTGCTAGTGTCAGCCCCAGCGCTGTCAGCAGTGCCAACGGGACTGTGCTCAAGAGTACAGGCAGCGGCCCCGTCTCCTCTGGGGGCCTTATGCAGCTGCCTACCAGCTTCACCCTCATGCCTG GTGGGGCAGTGGCCCAGCAGGTCCCTGTGCAGGCTATTCATGTGCACCAGGCCCCACAGCAAGCGTCTCCCTCTCGTGACAGCAGCACAGACCTCACACAGACTTCCTCCAGCGGGACAG GTGGTGTCCCTCAGGTGTTCCTCACAGCACCGTCTGGGACCGTGCAGATCCCCGTTTCTGCGGTTCAGCTTCACCAG atggctgtgatAGGGCAGCAAGCCGGGAGCAGCAGCAACCTCACCGAGCTACAGGTGGTGAACCTGGACGCCACCCACAGCACCAAGAGTGAATGA